The Helianthus annuus cultivar XRQ/B chromosome 16, HanXRQr2.0-SUNRISE, whole genome shotgun sequence genome includes a window with the following:
- the LOC110917649 gene encoding auxin efflux carrier component 5 yields MISLDDIYKVVTAMFPLYVALLLGYGSVKWWHMFKPDHCDAINRLNCYFIIPLFTFDFTTQINPYKMNFRFLAADVISKGIILIAIYLWATFTTKGNLPWSITSFSLLCLNNSLVVGVPLMKAMFGPVGQNLVIQSSIWQFTIWNIILLTMYAFESVNKLSQDESATDLEGNTLEVDHVAVTRRPSLLILIKTVGVKLAKNPNAYACILGLAWALVSNRWDLKMPSIIEGSILIMSRAGSGVAMFCIGLFMALQPKIIDCGWRLTAFSMLMRFVVAPATLAVGSLILGLRGDILSIAIIQAALPQAITSFIFAKEYELHTSVLSTAVIFGTIVSIPVLIAYFVVLDLLT; encoded by the exons ATGATCAGTTTGGATGACATTTACAAGGTGGTAACAGCAATGTTTCCGCTCTACGTAGCCCTACTTCTAGGGTACGGATCGGTGAAGTGGTGGCACATGTTCAAGCCGGACCATTGTGACGCGATAAACCGGCTGAATTGCTACTTCATCATCCCTCTCTTCACATTTGACTTCACAACCCAAATAAATCCCTACAAAATGAACTTTAGGTTCCTAGCTGCTGACGTCATCTCCAAAGGCATCATCCTCATAGCTATATATTTATGGGCTACGTTTACTACAAAAGGAAACTTACCTTGGTCCATCACAAGCTTTTCTTTGCTTTGCTTGAATAATTCACTTGTTGTAGGGGTTCCACTTATGAAAGCAATGTTTGGTCCTGTCGGACAGAACCTTGTTATTCAATCCTCTATTTGGCAATTTACAATTTGGAATATAATCTTGCTAACAATGTATGCGTTCGAGAGCGTTAACAAATTGTCACAAGACGAATCAGCAACAGATCTAGAAGGTAATACGCTAGAGGTGGATCACGTGGCGGTTACAAGAAGACCCTCCTTGTTGATTTTAATCAAGACTGTTGGTGTAAAGCTTGCTAAGAATCCTAATGCTTATGCATGCATCCTTGGGCTTGCATGGGCGCTTGTATCAAACAG GTGGGATTTAAAAATGCCAAGTATAATAGAAGGATCAATATTGATCATGTCAAGAGCTGGTTCAGGAGTTGCCATGTTTTGTATTG GATTGTTCATGGCATTACAACCGAAGATAATTGATTGCGGATGGAGACTAACCGCATTTTCAATGCTAATGAGGTTTGTGGTTGCACCAGCAACATTGGCTGTCGGGTCTCTTATCTTAGGTTTGCGTGGTGATATCCTTTCTATAGCCATCATTCAG GCTGCGCTACCCCAAGCGATTACTTCTTTCATATTTGCCAAAGAATATGAACTCCATACAAGTGTCCTTAGTACTGC GGTCATCTTTGGCACTATTGTGTCCATTCCAGTGCTGATTGCATATTTTGTTGTGCTAGACTTGTTAACATGA